The following coding sequences are from one Gopherus flavomarginatus isolate rGopFla2 chromosome 23, rGopFla2.mat.asm, whole genome shotgun sequence window:
- the LOC127039720 gene encoding snaclec alboaggregin-A subunit alpha-like gives MNPAAASSNVHSCPCTQGCCPAGWYQYRDSCYHPVTATKEWWKAEGEPRRDTRPAQPHSGPLESPRPARRTESHSLARTDCRDLAEGAHLASVHSAEENDFIYQLMGTPHNYEKKEAYWLGGRRDSQGEGSWRWTDGSAWHYHNFRDSKPDRTTAEEFVATWKFDQDAITWNNYEASWQFMSVCKRSLD, from the exons ATGAACCCGGCGGCGG CCTCCTCCAACGTCCACTCCTGCCCGTGCACCCAAGGGTGCTGCCCCGCCGGCTGGTACCAGTACCGTGACTCCTGCTACCACCCAGTGACAGCCACCAAAGAGTGGTGGAAAGCCGAG GGCGAGCCTCGCAGGGACACCCGGCCGGCGCAGCCACACTCGGGTCCGTTAGAAAGTCCTCGGCCGGCCCGGAGAACAGAAAGTCACAGCCTGGCTCGG acggactgcagggacctggcagagGGCGCCCACCTGGCATCCGTGCACAGCGCCGAGGAGAACGACTTCATCTATCAGCTCATGGGTACTCCCCACAACTACGAGAAAAAGGAAGCCTATTGGCTCGGGGGCCGCCGCGACTCCCAG GGCGAGGGCTCCTGGCGCTGGACGGACGGCTCGGCCTGGCACTATCACAACTTCAGGGACAGCAAGCCGGACAGGACCACCGCGGAGGAGTTCGTGGCCACCTGGAAGTTTGATCAAG ATGCAATCACTTGGAATAACTACGAAGCCTCCTGGCAGTTCATGTCCGTCTGCAAGCGCTCGCTGGACTGA